The following proteins are encoded in a genomic region of Kosakonia oryzae:
- a CDS encoding TcfC E-set like domain-containing protein codes for MSQTALMPEDFKAHFFNSPLSAKVTLNGKKLGDAMIVLTEDNQTRIVQFTDVSDSEYTEEDRQRWLQAFSTLVPLGECTRDCPDGLMAVEYSLSDASLALLTPAAMTSKDLWYSLPEGGDSGIILNNQFNASGSEEQSTLSWNGGLDAAIGNWSLSSQFQQDQSRAQGQDMLSRHAITSLYAQREYEQNFLRAGLFMPDSQGLLRQPYLPGGGISTLAGVMVGSSDTRMKEGGTPSLYPVYVTANREGVAEIYRNGSLINSQPVVPGLQVLDTTSLPMGIYEVDIRVLEDGRETSRTTETINKPYSWRNPDQRLRYNLFFGQQRTLWNSDPDSQNGDPAAGASLNYLLYPRLTLGMAVQKTGDERQAGGSIDWQLADALQLYGNVWRSSVTGYGFDTQAIWTHKQGNVALSHSRSWYRQDDELYQYDSRPSQQNTTSFSSTWRFSGINSITGRLSHSSRNSGVGIDIGFNTRTMIGKTAVNWRLAGFDRPYGDGSSLRNRGVSLSASFSLGSESRSGNISLGSRTDTQGERDFYTSASVNQQWGENSPIRSTLATLTGDRHGVGVSASNQFDTALAQGSFWAQSSTQDSRLSGGINTGSLIAFGKGEVAISKLPSYNQGGGVIVNVDSDEENTKLLAFYPGGQKTLSAGRNFVPVDAWKPGTIQLDFAGTDAPALKIEPEYLSYQHIRGGVNAYNVRVMKTVTVMGRLVNSKGEALGGASVVNHASRTMSESDGLFTLEMQKSIPVLNVEQRSGATCEIKLDPNTPHRTQDDVWFVGNLVCDGLTQAAKTETAVSDKTGKIKT; via the coding sequence ATGAGCCAGACTGCACTTATGCCGGAAGATTTCAAAGCGCATTTCTTCAATTCCCCGTTGTCTGCCAAAGTAACGCTAAATGGTAAAAAACTGGGTGATGCGATGATAGTGCTGACGGAAGATAATCAGACGCGCATTGTTCAGTTTACTGATGTCAGCGACAGCGAATATACAGAAGAAGATCGCCAGCGATGGTTACAAGCGTTTTCAACGCTGGTTCCGCTGGGAGAGTGTACCCGCGACTGCCCGGACGGGCTGATGGCAGTGGAATATAGTTTAAGCGATGCAAGCCTTGCCTTGCTGACACCGGCGGCAATGACCAGCAAGGATCTCTGGTACAGCCTGCCAGAAGGCGGCGATTCCGGCATCATTTTGAATAACCAGTTCAATGCCAGCGGCAGTGAAGAACAGTCAACGCTGAGCTGGAACGGCGGGCTGGATGCGGCAATAGGCAACTGGTCGCTGAGCAGCCAGTTTCAGCAGGATCAAAGCCGTGCGCAAGGGCAGGATATGCTGTCGCGCCACGCTATTACCTCGTTATATGCCCAGCGTGAATATGAACAAAACTTTCTGCGTGCGGGCCTGTTTATGCCCGACAGTCAGGGGCTTTTGCGCCAGCCTTATCTGCCTGGCGGCGGAATCAGTACCCTTGCGGGGGTGATGGTCGGTAGTAGCGATACCCGAATGAAAGAGGGCGGAACGCCTTCGCTCTATCCGGTCTATGTCACGGCAAACCGGGAAGGCGTGGCGGAAATTTATCGCAACGGCTCTCTAATCAACTCCCAGCCGGTGGTACCAGGCTTGCAGGTCCTGGACACCACTTCATTACCGATGGGCATCTATGAAGTTGACATTCGGGTGCTGGAAGACGGTAGAGAAACCAGCCGCACGACAGAAACGATCAATAAACCCTATTCATGGCGCAACCCCGACCAGCGTCTGCGCTACAACCTCTTTTTCGGCCAGCAACGAACTTTATGGAATAGCGATCCGGATTCACAAAATGGTGATCCGGCGGCGGGCGCCAGCCTCAATTACCTGCTTTACCCGCGCCTGACGCTGGGAATGGCGGTACAGAAAACCGGCGATGAACGTCAGGCGGGTGGCTCTATTGACTGGCAGCTGGCCGATGCTCTGCAACTTTATGGCAATGTGTGGCGCAGCAGCGTGACCGGATATGGCTTTGACACGCAGGCCATCTGGACGCATAAGCAGGGTAATGTTGCGTTGAGCCATAGCCGTAGTTGGTATCGGCAGGACGACGAGCTGTATCAATATGACAGCCGTCCTTCACAACAAAACACCACTTCGTTTTCAAGCACCTGGCGTTTTAGTGGCATTAATAGCATCACCGGGCGTCTCAGCCACAGCAGCCGCAATAGCGGCGTTGGCATCGATATTGGCTTCAACACCCGCACGATGATCGGCAAAACGGCGGTTAACTGGCGCTTAGCCGGGTTCGACAGGCCCTATGGCGATGGCAGTAGCCTGCGTAACCGGGGCGTTAGCCTGAGCGCCAGTTTCTCGCTGGGCAGTGAGAGCCGCAGCGGTAACATCAGCCTCGGCAGCCGTACTGATACGCAAGGAGAACGCGATTTCTATACCTCGGCGTCGGTCAATCAGCAGTGGGGAGAAAACAGTCCGATTCGCTCGACGCTGGCCACGCTGACGGGCGATCGTCATGGCGTAGGCGTCAGCGCCTCCAACCAGTTTGATACCGCGCTGGCGCAGGGCAGTTTCTGGGCGCAAAGCTCCACGCAGGATAGCCGTCTTTCCGGTGGTATTAATACCGGCAGCCTGATTGCTTTCGGTAAGGGCGAGGTGGCGATCTCTAAACTGCCTTCTTACAACCAGGGCGGCGGGGTGATCGTCAATGTGGATTCGGATGAGGAAAACACGAAACTGCTGGCGTTCTATCCCGGCGGGCAAAAAACACTGTCAGCAGGGCGCAATTTTGTCCCGGTCGATGCCTGGAAGCCGGGTACCATTCAGCTCGATTTTGCCGGTACGGATGCGCCAGCGCTCAAGATTGAGCCGGAATACCTCTCTTACCAGCATATTCGCGGCGGCGTGAATGCTTATAACGTTCGGGTGATGAAAACGGTCACGGTCATGGGCCGCCTCGTCAACAGCAAAGGCGAGGCGCTTGGTGGTGCCAGTGTGGTGAACCATGCCAGCAGAACGATGAGCGAGTCCGACGGGTTATTCACCCTCGAAATGCAAAAAAGCATTCCGGTGCTCAATGTTGAGCAGCGTTCCGGCGCGACCTGCGAAATTAAGCTCGATCCGAATACGCCGCATCGCACGCAGGACGATGTGTGGTTTGTCGGCAATCTGGTATGCGATGGTCTGACGCAGGCCGCGAAGACAGAAACAGCCGTCAGCGATAAAACAGGAAAAATAAAAACATGA
- a CDS encoding DUF1158 family protein, with the protein MKHPLESLVTLAGILLMAFISVLLLPAPSLGLQLAQSLMQRFHLLDLNQLYTLLYCLWFLLLGCIEFFVLRFIWRRWLAV; encoded by the coding sequence ATGAAACACCCGCTCGAATCGCTGGTTACGCTGGCAGGCATTCTGTTGATGGCCTTTATCTCTGTCCTGCTGCTGCCCGCGCCATCGCTGGGCCTGCAACTGGCGCAAAGTCTGATGCAGCGCTTTCATCTGCTGGATTTGAACCAGCTTTATACCCTGCTCTACTGCCTGTGGTTTTTACTGCTTGGCTGCATTGAGTTTTTCGTACTGCGTTTTATCTGGCGGCGCTGGCTCGCTGTCTGA
- a CDS encoding CS1 type fimbrial major subunit: MKSTNKLVLAALLAATFGASAASPTIDFNVEATIPDNDFYITPVNGWDTQTQKMSWNEGGQTLNPFTQQLQMKNTAGNIKAYLSSQPVLTTANGTDAINLDVRIAGKTLTTDSTTAVELYDATQAATEKTATVEVSQQGTLSARPAGGNYIGAVTMIFDTDGTTP; this comes from the coding sequence ATGAAATCGACAAATAAATTAGTACTCGCAGCTCTGCTGGCGGCAACATTTGGTGCCAGCGCAGCTTCGCCGACAATTGATTTTAACGTTGAGGCGACTATTCCGGATAATGATTTCTATATCACACCGGTAAATGGCTGGGATACGCAAACGCAGAAAATGAGCTGGAATGAAGGCGGCCAGACGCTTAATCCTTTCACTCAGCAACTGCAAATGAAAAATACCGCCGGCAATATTAAAGCGTATTTGAGCAGCCAGCCGGTGCTGACTACTGCTAATGGCACAGATGCCATTAATCTGGACGTGCGTATTGCCGGTAAAACCTTAACGACGGATTCTACTACTGCCGTTGAGCTTTACGATGCAACTCAAGCGGCCACCGAAAAAACAGCAACCGTCGAAGTGAGCCAGCAGGGCACGCTTTCGGCACGTCCGGCCGGTGGTAATTATATTGGCGCCGTCACGATGATCTTCGATACCGACGGCACAACCCCTTAA
- a CDS encoding methyl-accepting chemotaxis protein: protein MRWIYRLSMKLKLLLALFPLLFALIGLASNGILSRLETGQQMRTIMNLTLLAKYAGSVIHELQKERGLSAGYLGSKGQQFSAELNDQYPYSSKAITQLTEALKQFPLQQANSDIRHALEQFQQHQQGIDTFRQQIRGQSVTGTESLAWYSAMINDLLNVVGGISQLTDNGAIVNQLAAYYSILNAKEQTGVERALMSNVFSADHFTDGQFRQLNETVGKQLSWFAAAQAFNTPAVNEKLAAQLQTPQATHALALRQQAIDHAASGNFGVAPTDWFNAQTARINALKAVEDSASDTLLATAQSLADNAWRGVIIFALVSVAALVVALFFALLVASSIHRQLHSSLATIEGMEGDLTQRLDVPGSDELSLLNRAYNQAIENIQHIVSEIKQGAAVLRSASADIADGNQDLASRTDEQAASLVETAASMEQIATAVNLTADNAIEAKRLTEEMEQQVQEASRVAAEASSSMLAIRGSSEQISSIVSSIDDISFQTNLLALNAAVEAARAGELGKGFAVVASEVRNLSQRCASDARQIRELISRNMEQIEQGVTLVQASDRALQSAKANTGQMLAFVSDIAHAAGEQSLGVSQVHEALNQLEQVTQQNAGLVASAASASQMLDQQSQTMTTLVDRFVVA from the coding sequence ATGAGATGGATTTATCGTTTATCAATGAAATTGAAATTATTGCTGGCACTTTTTCCTTTATTGTTTGCACTCATAGGGTTAGCGTCTAATGGCATCCTGAGTCGCCTTGAAACAGGCCAGCAAATGCGCACCATTATGAACTTAACATTGCTGGCAAAATATGCTGGAAGCGTTATTCATGAATTACAAAAAGAACGTGGATTGAGCGCCGGATATTTAGGCAGTAAAGGCCAACAATTCTCCGCTGAATTAAACGATCAATATCCATACTCTTCTAAAGCCATTACGCAATTAACTGAGGCACTTAAACAATTTCCTCTCCAGCAAGCGAATAGCGATATTCGTCACGCGCTGGAGCAATTTCAGCAACATCAGCAGGGAATCGACACATTTCGTCAGCAAATTCGCGGCCAGAGCGTCACCGGCACCGAATCGCTGGCGTGGTACAGCGCAATGATTAACGACCTGCTAAATGTCGTTGGCGGGATCAGCCAGTTGACCGATAACGGGGCGATAGTTAACCAACTGGCGGCCTATTACAGCATCCTGAATGCCAAAGAGCAGACCGGCGTTGAGCGTGCGCTGATGTCGAACGTTTTCTCCGCCGACCACTTTACCGACGGCCAGTTCCGCCAGTTGAATGAAACCGTGGGCAAGCAACTGTCGTGGTTCGCAGCGGCGCAAGCCTTCAACACACCGGCAGTAAATGAAAAACTGGCGGCACAGTTGCAGACACCGCAAGCGACACACGCTCTGGCACTGCGCCAGCAGGCGATTGACCATGCGGCAAGCGGCAATTTTGGCGTGGCGCCCACAGACTGGTTCAACGCTCAGACGGCGCGGATTAATGCGCTCAAAGCGGTGGAGGATTCTGCCTCCGATACGCTACTCGCCACGGCGCAGTCGCTGGCGGACAACGCCTGGCGCGGAGTGATTATCTTTGCGCTGGTTAGCGTCGCAGCACTGGTGGTGGCGCTGTTCTTTGCCCTGCTGGTCGCCAGCAGCATTCATCGCCAGTTGCACAGCTCGCTGGCAACCATTGAAGGGATGGAGGGCGATCTGACCCAGCGCCTCGACGTGCCCGGCAGCGATGAGCTGTCGCTGCTTAATCGCGCTTATAACCAGGCCATTGAGAACATTCAGCATATTGTCAGCGAGATAAAACAGGGCGCCGCCGTGCTGCGCAGCGCCAGTGCGGACATTGCCGATGGCAATCAGGATCTCGCTTCGCGCACCGATGAGCAGGCCGCATCGCTGGTTGAAACGGCCGCCAGTATGGAGCAGATTGCCACGGCGGTGAATCTGACGGCGGATAATGCCATTGAAGCGAAAAGGCTGACCGAAGAGATGGAGCAGCAGGTGCAGGAAGCGAGCCGCGTGGCGGCTGAAGCCAGCAGCAGCATGCTCGCCATTCGCGGTTCCAGCGAGCAGATCTCCAGTATTGTCAGCTCCATCGACGATATCTCTTTCCAGACCAACCTGCTGGCGCTGAATGCGGCTGTAGAAGCGGCCCGCGCCGGGGAGCTGGGCAAGGGCTTTGCGGTGGTTGCCTCCGAGGTGCGTAATCTGTCGCAGCGCTGCGCCAGCGATGCCCGGCAGATCCGCGAATTAATAAGCAGGAATATGGAGCAGATCGAGCAGGGCGTGACGCTGGTGCAGGCTTCCGACCGGGCTTTGCAGTCAGCGAAAGCCAATACCGGACAGATGCTGGCGTTTGTCAGCGATATCGCCCATGCGGCAGGCGAGCAGTCGCTCGGCGTCTCGCAGGTGCATGAAGCGCTGAACCAACTGGAGCAGGTGACCCAACAAAACGCCGGGCTGGTGGCCAGCGCCGCCAGCGCCAGCCAGATGCTGGATCAACAATCACAAACCATGACGACGCTGGTTGATCGCTTCGTGGTGGCGTGA
- the gltX gene encoding glutamate--tRNA ligase: MKIKTRFAPSPTGYLHVGGARTALYSWLFARNHGGEFVLRIEDTDLERSTPEAIEAIMDGMNWLNLEWDEGPYFQTKRFDRYNAVIDEMLEAGTAYKCYCSKERLEQLRETQMANGEKPRYDGRCRHDHAHHAADEPCVVRFANPQDGSVVFDDQIRGPIEFSNLELDDLIIRRTDGSPTYNFCVVVDDWDMEITHVIRGEDHINNTPRQINILKALNAPVPVYAHVSMINGDDGKKLSKRHGAVSVMQYRDDGYLPEALLNYLVRLGWSSGDQEIFTREEMIKLFSLGAVSKSASAFNTDKLLWLNHHYINALDPQYVATHLQWHIEQEKIDTRTGPQLFELVKLLGERCKTLKEMAASCRYFYEEFDEFDADAAKKHLRPVARQPLEVVRDKLAAITDWSAENVHHAIQATADELEVGMGKVGMPLRVAVTGAGQSPALDVTVHAIGQARSIARINKALGFIAERESQQ, from the coding sequence ATGAAAATCAAAACTCGCTTCGCGCCAAGCCCCACTGGCTATCTGCACGTTGGCGGCGCGCGTACTGCTCTCTACTCCTGGCTGTTTGCCCGTAACCACGGCGGTGAGTTTGTACTGCGTATTGAAGACACCGATCTTGAGCGCTCCACGCCGGAAGCAATCGAAGCCATTATGGATGGCATGAACTGGCTGAACCTTGAATGGGATGAAGGCCCGTATTTCCAGACCAAACGTTTTGATCGCTACAACGCGGTGATCGATGAAATGCTCGAAGCGGGCACGGCATATAAATGTTATTGCTCGAAAGAACGTCTGGAGCAACTGCGCGAAACGCAAATGGCGAACGGTGAAAAACCGCGCTATGACGGCCGTTGCCGCCACGATCATGCGCATCATGCCGCTGACGAACCTTGCGTTGTGCGCTTCGCCAACCCGCAGGATGGCTCCGTGGTGTTTGACGATCAGATCCGTGGCCCGATCGAGTTCAGCAACCTCGAACTTGACGATCTGATCATTCGCCGTACTGATGGTTCTCCAACCTACAACTTCTGCGTTGTGGTTGATGACTGGGATATGGAAATCACGCATGTCATTCGTGGCGAAGACCATATCAACAACACGCCGCGCCAGATCAACATCCTGAAAGCGTTGAATGCACCAGTTCCGGTCTACGCGCACGTTTCCATGATCAACGGCGACGACGGCAAAAAACTCTCCAAACGCCACGGCGCGGTCAGCGTGATGCAATACCGTGATGACGGCTACCTGCCAGAAGCGCTGCTGAACTATCTGGTGCGTCTGGGCTGGTCGAGTGGCGATCAGGAGATCTTCACCCGCGAAGAGATGATCAAACTTTTCTCGCTTGGCGCGGTGAGCAAATCAGCAAGTGCTTTCAACACCGATAAACTGCTGTGGCTGAACCACCACTACATTAATGCGCTGGATCCGCAGTATGTGGCGACACACCTGCAATGGCATATCGAGCAGGAAAAAATCGACACACGTACCGGCCCGCAGTTGTTCGAGCTAGTGAAACTGCTGGGCGAACGTTGCAAAACGCTGAAAGAGATGGCTGCAAGCTGCCGCTACTTCTATGAAGAGTTTGACGAATTCGACGCCGATGCCGCGAAAAAACACCTGCGTCCAGTGGCTCGCCAGCCGCTGGAAGTGGTACGCGATAAACTCGCGGCGATTACCGACTGGAGCGCCGAAAACGTGCATCACGCCATTCAGGCAACGGCTGATGAGCTGGAAGTCGGGATGGGCAAAGTGGGTATGCCGCTGCGCGTTGCCGTTACCGGCGCGGGTCAGTCTCCGGCGCTGGACGTTACCGTTCACGCGATTGGCCAGGCTCGCAGCATTGCGCGAATCAACAAAGCGCTGGGCTTTATTGCTGAACGCGAAAGCCAGCAGTAA
- a CDS encoding LysR family transcriptional regulator codes for MNYSLRQLRVFVTVAQARSFSRAGDIIGLSQSAVSHSVKELELQTGVRLLDRTTREVVLTEAGQQLALRLERLLDELSSTLREAGRVGQQLTGTVRVAASQTISAHLIPQCIASSNQRYPEIDFVLHDRPQQWVLESIRQGEVDFGIVIDPGLVSDLQSEEILEEPFFLLCRNDHPWAQLAAVPWSALDGARLVVQDYASGSRPLIDAALQHFSLQTAIVQEIGHPATLFPMVEAGIGISILPALALPLPQGSQLAVKRLVPGMQRKIMLVRRKNRSLSGAAQALWEVVKEQARCLNRVRENDPLFTQT; via the coding sequence ATGAATTACTCGTTACGTCAGCTACGCGTTTTTGTCACCGTCGCGCAGGCCAGAAGTTTTAGCCGGGCAGGGGACATCATCGGCTTGAGCCAGTCTGCCGTCAGCCACAGTGTGAAAGAGCTGGAGTTGCAAACCGGCGTGCGTCTTCTCGATCGCACCACCCGTGAAGTGGTGCTGACCGAAGCGGGCCAGCAACTGGCTTTGCGGCTGGAACGCTTATTAGATGAGCTTAGCAGCACGCTGCGCGAAGCCGGGCGTGTCGGCCAGCAATTGACCGGCACCGTACGCGTGGCCGCCAGCCAGACCATTTCCGCGCACCTGATCCCGCAATGCATCGCCAGCAGTAATCAGCGCTATCCGGAGATCGATTTTGTGCTGCATGACAGGCCGCAACAGTGGGTGCTGGAGAGCATTCGTCAAGGGGAAGTGGATTTTGGCATTGTGATTGATCCCGGTCTGGTGAGCGACTTGCAGAGTGAAGAGATCCTGGAGGAGCCTTTTTTTCTGCTTTGCCGCAACGATCATCCGTGGGCGCAGCTTGCGGCTGTTCCTTGGTCCGCGCTTGATGGCGCACGCCTGGTGGTACAGGATTATGCTTCAGGTAGCCGGCCGTTAATTGATGCGGCGTTACAGCATTTTTCCCTGCAAACCGCGATTGTTCAGGAGATCGGACATCCGGCGACGCTGTTTCCGATGGTGGAAGCGGGAATTGGTATCAGCATCTTACCGGCGCTGGCATTGCCATTGCCGCAGGGAAGCCAGCTTGCGGTGAAGCGTCTGGTACCGGGGATGCAGCGAAAAATTATGCTGGTGCGACGGAAGAACCGTTCGTTGTCGGGCGCGGCGCAGGCGCTGTGGGAAGTGGTAAAAGAACAGGCCCGGTGTTTAAACCGGGTCCGTGAGAACGATCCGCTATTTACTCAGACGTAA
- a CDS encoding YdgH/BhsA/McbA-like domain containing protein — MKFIKTFVAVAALSALSFGSFAQSISASASTLSAAEAKIAAQAEKANASYKITSARTDNGVYMTAELTK; from the coding sequence ATGAAATTCATCAAAACTTTCGTTGCAGTTGCCGCACTGTCCGCACTCTCTTTCGGTTCTTTTGCCCAGAGCATCAGCGCCAGCGCATCGACACTCTCCGCCGCTGAAGCCAAAATCGCTGCGCAGGCGGAAAAAGCTAACGCGTCTTACAAAATCACCAGCGCACGTACTGACAACGGCGTGTATATGACTGCTGAACTGACGAAATAA
- a CDS encoding FlxA-like family protein, whose protein sequence is MSTITTSTPSIQSSSTSSSKSSSAGSSSASNDISSQISRITQQIAKLTDELKNISSGSGTTEQKKKQQELIQQQIQQLQAQLAQLQRKQAQEAEQKQAQQQSKAEGVNPPSDEHSIDIYV, encoded by the coding sequence ATGTCCACCATTACAACATCAACTCCATCGATACAAAGTAGTAGTACGAGTAGTAGCAAGAGTAGTAGCGCGGGCAGTTCGTCGGCCAGTAATGATATATCTTCGCAAATCAGCCGTATTACTCAGCAGATTGCTAAGCTGACGGACGAATTGAAAAATATTTCCAGCGGTAGCGGCACGACAGAACAGAAAAAAAAGCAACAAGAGTTGATTCAGCAGCAAATCCAACAATTGCAGGCACAGCTGGCTCAGCTTCAGCGCAAACAAGCGCAGGAAGCTGAACAGAAGCAAGCTCAGCAGCAGAGCAAAGCAGAAGGCGTGAATCCGCCTTCTGACGAGCATTCGATTGATATTTACGTCTGA
- a CDS encoding nitroreductase family protein codes for MSDNFLALAKQRRTIYALGKDLPVAEEVVIETIKEAIRQAPSAFNSQSSRALILLGKEHTKFWELTREQLRKIVPEESFKATSDKLDGFAAAAGSVLFFEDQDVVKGLQEQFAAYADNFPVWSEHSTGIAQYAVWLALAEKGIGANLQHYNPLVDADVQRSWNIPANWKLRGHMNFGSIVAPAGEKAFMDDDKRFVVAR; via the coding sequence ATGTCAGATAATTTTCTTGCTTTAGCGAAACAGCGCAGAACCATTTATGCCCTTGGTAAAGATCTGCCGGTTGCAGAAGAGGTTGTTATCGAGACCATTAAAGAAGCCATTCGCCAGGCACCTTCTGCGTTTAACTCGCAGAGTTCCCGTGCGTTGATTCTGTTAGGTAAAGAGCATACGAAGTTCTGGGAGCTGACCCGCGAACAGTTGAGAAAAATTGTTCCGGAAGAGAGTTTCAAAGCGACATCCGACAAACTGGATGGTTTTGCCGCCGCTGCGGGTTCGGTGCTGTTCTTTGAAGATCAGGACGTGGTGAAAGGGTTGCAGGAGCAGTTCGCTGCTTACGCCGATAACTTCCCTGTCTGGTCAGAACACAGTACCGGTATTGCCCAGTACGCCGTCTGGCTGGCGCTGGCCGAAAAAGGGATTGGCGCGAACCTGCAACACTACAACCCGCTGGTTGATGCCGATGTACAGCGTAGCTGGAATATTCCGGCAAACTGGAAACTGCGCGGCCATATGAACTTCGGTTCCATCGTGGCTCCGGCGGGTGAAAAAGCCTTTATGGACGATGACAAACGTTTTGTTGTTGCCCGCTAA